The genome window CTTGTCCTGCCTGAGGACTGGCCTGAGGGTGTTTATCCACTCAGAAAAGATCACGACTACAAAGCATCTCCGATGGATACTCCCAAGTGCTACTACAAGCCTGGACCACCAGACACCATGACAGTTCCGATAGGTCCTTATCATCTTGCACTAGATGAGCCAGCTCACTTTAGAATATTCGTCAAGGGAGAAACAGTAGTTGACGTTGATTACCGTGGCTTCTACTCCCATAGAGGAGTTGAGAAGATAGGAGAAGGGAGGCTGACCTACAACCAGGTTCTCTTCATAGCTGAGAGAATCTGCGGAATCTGTGGCTTTCAGCATTCAACGAGCTATGCTCAAGCAGTTGAGAACATTGCTGGTGTTGAAATTCCTGAAAGGGCAATGTACATAAGGACGATAATGCTCGAGATCGAGAGGATCCATTCCCACATGCTTTGGGCTGGCGTTGCTGCACACCTAACAGGATTTGATACTGGATTCATGCACGCTTGGCGCGTCAGAGAGCCAGTCATGTGGCTCGCAGAGAGGCTTACAGGGAACAGAAAAACCTACGGAATCAACATCGTTGGTGGCGTCAGGAGGGACTTCCTCGACTACCGCAAAGAGATGATAATGGAGAAGATTAAGGAGCTCAGAAGGCAAGTTGAGGAGTTTATCGAGATAGCGACCGGTACGGCAACCTTTGTCAAGAGGGCTGAGGGAGTTGGAATTCTGCCGTACAAGGTGGCCAAGGCTTACTCAGTCCTCGGTCCGAACGGAAGGGCCAGCGGGAGGAACATTGACGTTAGGAGAGACCAGCCCTTCGCGGCATACAAGGATCTGGACTTCAAGGTGCCAGTTTACAAAGAGGGTGATGTTTTAGCCAGATTCCTCATCAGAATGGACGAGGTTCTTGAGAGTATCTGGATAATTGAGCAGGCCATTGATCAGATGCCAGGAGGAGACGTCTTCGTACCAATAGGCGAGCTCCCGGAGTATGAGGAGGGTCTCGGCTACAGCGAAGCTCCAAGAGGTGAGGTCATCCACTACGTTATGACTGACAAGAAGAACAAGGTCTATCGCTGGAAGGTTAGGGCTCCAACTTACAACAATCTGCCAGCAGTTCCGGAGATGCTCAAAGGCTACAGCGTTGCCGATGCTCCTCTTATCATAGCGAGCATTGATCCGTGCTACTCCTGTACTGAGAGAGTCCAGATAGTGGACGTTGAGACTGGAAAAGCTAAGGTTCTGAATGAGCAGCAGTTCAACATGCTCTCAATACAGAAGGGCAAGGGGGTGGCATAATGGCCCAGACGATTTCATTCACTGACAGGCTCAAGTTCTGGAAGAGACCAGAGGAGGAAGTTAAGAAAGCTCCCGTTACTACACCATATCCCTTTGTTGACATCGAAAAGCCGCCTGAATACAGGGGAATACCCTACATAGATCCCCATCTCTGCATCGGTTGTGGCGCCTGTGTTAGGGCCTGTCCACCAGACGCGCTCACGATAGAGTGGGACTTTGAGAATGGGAGGAAGAGAATTGTCTTCAATGCAGCGCGCTGCATAAGGTGCCACCGCTGCGTCGAAGTTTGTCCAACCGGTGCGATGCAGGGCACAACGAGGTTCGAGATAGCAACACCGAACAAGGAGGACCTCATCGAGGTTGTTGACCACAAGCTCTACAGATGTCCGCGCTGTGGGAAGTACGAGGAGTTCACGGAGAGGCAGATACAAAAGATGTTCCAGATTCTTCCGAAGGAAGTCATCGACCAGCACGGCATAGCCGAGAGAGCTTTTCTCTGCAGGGAGTGCAGGATGGAGGAGAGTGCTAAGACCTTGGCGGTTCAAGGTCCCTATGCGGATAGCCTTCTCCTTTCCCTCTATCCGAGAGGTTCAAAGGTGATGGGTGAGAGGAGATGAGCAGGTTGAAGTCTGTTTGGGTCTTCCATGTTGACAGCGGCTCATGTAATGGTTGCGACATCGAGATACTCGACGTGCTCACGCCATACTACGACGCCGAGAGGCTGGGAATAAAGCTTGTGCCGAGCCCAAGGCATGCAGACGCCCTTCTCGTCTCGGGCCCGCTAACGAGGCAGACTTATTACGCTGTCAAAGCAGCCTACGAGGCAATGCCGCCAAAGCCAAGGATAGTTGTGGCTATAGGCACCTGCGCGTCCAGCGGTGGTATATTCTACAATGGATATCCAATCTACAATCCGAACCCGGAGAGGGGAAGTGACAGGCTCAGGACTGGTGGAATAGAGGTTCTTTTAGCGGAATACGGGAAAAAGCCCGATATGTACATCCCGGGATGTCCACCAAGTCCAGAGGAAATACTCTACGGGTTGGCTCAGCTCCTCGGCCTGAAGGAGAAAAAGATGAAGGGTGAGTACTACTATGCAGATGAGATTGAGTTCATTTTGCCTGACAGACCTATTGAGGAAAGGATTTATCTGACACTCAGAGAATCCCTGAGGCGCGTTGTGGGTTACTTCGATAGAGAGAAAGTTCTTGAAGATTTTATGCAACTTGTAAAGAAGGCCCAAGAGAGCGAGAACCCGAGAGAGAGGCTCCACGAGCTTGTCATTGGCTACTTCTTGAAGGAGAAAGATTCCCGCGTGAAGTTCGCGATAAGATTTCTCGAAAACGAATACTGGAGGTTGAAGGATGCCTACGAAAAGAGGCACATGGCACTTGTTAAAGCTAGTATACGTTAATCCTCCATATATTTCTAAGGCTATGGCACACTTCGCTGGCGACATGGCTGTGCTAGAGGAGCTGGGGACGCTTAAGGAGAAAACAGTTGAAGTAATCAAGGAAAGTCTTGGAACAAAAAGAGACGAAATAGACCTGTCCATAAGCGACCTGATACTGATACCAGTGGAAAGGCTGCCCGAAGACGATAGGAAGCTCCTCTTAAAGGTTGCCCAGGAGCTTGAGGGAGATGCCAAACTCAAGATAGTGAGGAGGTGATAGTGTGAGCCTTGAGTCCCAGTTCTTTCTGCTTATGAAGTTCGTGATACCAATTTACCTGTTAGCATTCATCCTCTACGCTGTTAGGGCATTTAAAGGCCCAACGATAGTAGACATAGTCCTTGCCGTTGACTGTCTGTCCTTTGATGTAGCTGCGTTCATGGCTATCCTTGCAGTTTACTTCAGGAGCGTCTTCCTTGTGAGCGGGGCGATGATTCTAGCGCTCTGGGGCTATTTGCTGGACATTTACATAGCAAAACACTTGGTGAGCAGGGAGGTGGGAGCATGAGCGTTCTGTTCTACGTTGGGGCAGTCCTCATCGTCATAGGCGCGCTCTGTGACTTGTTTGGTGCTTTGGGTCTGCTCCGCTTCCCGAACTTCTACGTTAGGATGCACGCTGCTACAGTGGGGATAATTGGCGGCGCTGCGGTTCCGCTCTTCGGCGTTGCCCTGCTTGCTCTTGGTGCGGACTTCCTTCATCATAGATACGCGATTGCCGGAGCGAGCTTCATCACTGGAGTGATAGTTCTCTTAGCCTCTCCAGCTGGAAGCCACGCCCTGGCCTACGCCGCTCATAAGGCCAAGCTTGTCCAGAGGCCAGAGATTGACCATTTGGCAGAGGTGAGGGGTGATGATTGAAATTCATCTGTTAATCCTCAGCCTTGCTCTCATGCTCGGCTTCGTTGCCAGCTATCTAGCTGTGACTGAGAAGGATCTGCTCAAAGCGGTCGGATTTTCGGCAGTGCAGGCCATAGCTTACGCCATAGCCTTCTACATCCTTATGGCTCCCGACATTGTCCTCGCCTACATAGCGATAGCCGTGGGAATTTACTCTGCCCTGCTGATATTTGCTATCAGCAAGACCGAGAGATACGAGGTGGTGTGAATGAGGAGCAAGAGTCTAATTACTGCCATTGCAATCCTCACCTTCGCTGCACTCATGACTTATGCCGTGGTATCTCTCGGTATCTTTGGTGATGGTACTGGGATTAGGCCCCTTGGTGAGTTCTATCTTGAGAACAGCTACTTTGGTGATTACTCGGCTAAGAGTCCGGAGGTTGTTACCTCAATTCTCTGGGACTATCGTGGTGTTGATACGCTCTTTGAGACTGCTGTCTTCTTCCTCGCCATAATAGGTAGCCTTACCGTCTTTAGGCTCACCAAAGAACAGGAGAAGGAAGTTAAAAAGGCTGAGAAAGCCCCAACTGAGCTGACACCAATAGTGAAGGACGTCACGAAAGTAATAGTCGTCATGATTCTTGCTGTTTCAGCTTCGATTGCTTTGCATGGTCATTTGACTCCTGGTGGTGGTTTCCAGGGTGGTTCAGCCCTAGCAGTAGCGCCTCTCCTCATCATCGCTGCTTATTCAAAGTATACCCTCGAGGAGAATGGCCTCGATAAGACGAGAGCATTAATCCTGCGTTCTATTGGTCTCTTAGGAATTGCATTGACTGCACTGGTTCCACTATTAACTGGTGGTTTCATCATGCAGAATCAACCAATATTCCCTGCCGAGCTCGATGGACAACTCATCGGCGGCTCACTGATTTACTACAACTTCTTCGAGTTTCTTGCGGTGGGAGCAGGCTTTACAGCAGTATTCCTGCTCTTAGCAATTCCAGAAGAGAAGTTCAAGAAAATCCTGGGGGTGAAAAAATGAGCATCTTGGAGTTCCTGTGGGATTATCTCTGGGTCGTCCTCCTGCTCACCTTGGCTGTCTCGCTGTACGGTATAATCGCCAGGCCGAACATGCTGAAGAAAATCATATCGCTCACGATACTCGGTGATGTTGTTAACGTCATGGTAGTCTTCATAGGCTACCGCCTCACTTATCCAGTGGTCCCGCCGATACTGCCGTCCCTTTCAAAGGAATCCCTCAGTCAGTTTGTGAACACTGCCGTTGACCCGCTTCCACAGGCCCTTGTCATAACCGCCGTAGTCATAGGAATGGCCGTGAACATGCTCTTGGCTGTGCTGACGATACAGCTCTACCGTCTCTACGGCACGCTCGACGTCAGGGAGATAGCTAAGAGAGGTGGTGAGGAATGAGGGGCGTCCTTCCAACTGCTTTACTTGCCTTTATTACCTACGTGCTCTTCACGGGCTCTGCCACTCCCTACGACCTGTTCACGGGTGCAATTGTCGCCGTGGGTGTAGGACTGCTAATGGGTAAATATGTCGTCCAGAGCGACGCTAAGGCATTGAACCCGGTAAGGTGGTTCTGGAGTATTGTTTACTTCATCTGGTACATGCTCGTGGCCGAGACCAAGTCTCACATTGACGTAATACGCAGAATAATTACTGGCAACTACAATCCTGGAATAGTTAAGGTTCCCGTTGATGTCGAGACGAGCTACGCGAAAACGCTCATCGCCAACTCAATAACCAACACCCCGGGAACATATGTGGTCAACATGGATGAGAAGTACCTCTACGTGCACTGGATTGACGTAGCAACTGAAGATCCTGAAAAGGCAAGGGAAGAAATCTCCGCCGACTTTGAGAGGTTCGCGAAGAGAATACTGGAGTGAGGTGAGAGGAAATGGACGTTGTAGGATTAACTCCCGTGATCCCGGTCATCTTTGCCTTTGCACTCCCTCTGACTTCGATCATCGTTAAGGGTAACAGGAAGATAATCCAAGCCTATGCACTACTCGGCACGGGTTTAACCTTAATCAGCGCGCTCAAGCTTTTCGAACTAGTGTACTCCTCTGAAAAGCCGCTGATATATACTTTTGGCGGCTGGACTGCTCCAATTGGCATAATCTATGAGGTTGACAGAACTGGGGCACTCATAACTCTCCTCACCGCCGCGCTGATGTTCCTCATTGCAATTTACAGCTACCGCTATCTTGAGCACGAGGAGGGTTTGGAGTGGTACTATACACTTTATTTAGGCTTGGAAGCTGGACTTTTGGGTGTTTTACTCACTGGTGATGCTTTCAACCTCTTCGTCATGATTGAGGTCACCAGCATTGCCGCCTACGCTCTAGTGGCGTTCTACAGGGGAAGGAAGGACGCAGTTCATGCTGCATTGAAGTATGCCTTCATAGGCGCGATAGGCACGACTATGTACTTCTTAGCGCTTGGAATTCTCTACGGGGCTTTTGGTACGGTTAATCTTGCTGATTTATCGGCAAAAGTTCATGGTTTGAGTTTTCCAGTGACTGGCAGTCCAGTTGGGAATATTGTAATTGCCTCTGGTGTTGCTTTAGCCTTAGCCACTTGGGCGTTTTTAATTAAAGCGGCAATTGTGCCGAATCACTTCTGGCTTCCGGAAGCTCACCCAGCGGCACCAAGCCCAATTTCAGCAGTCCTCTCCGGATTAGTCGTTAACGTCGGAGTTTATGCCCTGATTAGATTCCTCTACACGGTCTACGGTGGTGAACTCACACCGGGTCTGGCAAAAATCGTTGGAACCCTGGGGACAGTAGTCATAACCCTCGGTGCGGTTTCGGCACTTTTCGGTGCACTCATGATGAACGCCCAGAGGGACGTTAAGAAGCTCATAGCTTACTCCACGATAATGCACATGGGCTACCTCTTCATGGCTGTTGGATTAGGAACACAATTAGGCTTACAAGCAGCATTATTCCACATTGTCAACCATGCCATTGCCAAGGCATTACTCTTCCTTGCTGCGGGCATGTTCATCCACGCCGTTGGCTCAAGAGACATCAATGATATGGCTGGTTTGGGCAGGCAGATGCCAATGGCAACTCTCGGACTCGCAATAGCAACCCTCAGCCTCGTAGGAATTCCACCGTTCAACGTGTTCTTCAGCAAGCTGCTCCTCTTTGATGCCCTGATGGAGAGAAGTTTTGCTTTGGCAATGGTCATTGTGGTCAGCTCTGTGACGGCACTCGTTGCCTACATGCGCGTCTTCTACAAGGTATGGCTTGGCAAACCAACCAAGGACGTCACAGTGAAGGAACCAGTAAGCATGAGCCTAGTGGTTCTTCTGCTGGCAGCGACGGTTATTGTAATAGGTCTCGTTGCACCGATAGTGCTCCAAAACTACATAGAACCTGCAGTAGCCCAGACAGTGAATTATAAACTATACATTCAGACTGCACGTGAATATGCGTTAAGGTTAAAACTCCCCTAACCTCTTAAATTTTTGGAGGTGCTGAAATGAGTATTGAAGAAGCAAAGCAAAAGCTTTTCCAGCGGATAACGGAGTTCTACGGTGATAATTTGCTCTCTGTGGTCTTCTATGGGGCTCACCTGAAGGGCAAGCTCAATGAGATTGACGTCCTCGTGATCATTGACAAACCCTACGACCCAGTCAAGCTCAACCGCGTGGCGGACTTCATAGAGAATATTAAGGAGCCTGTTGAGAGGGAGTATGGTTACTTTATAGCTTTTGAACTCTACACAAGAGAGGAGGCGGAAAACTTTCACGCGTCTTATCTTGACATTGCAAAAGCTTATGAAGTAGCATATGATAAAGGTGATTACTTCAAGAACCTTTTAAGGAGAATGACTCATCCAGACACATCTATGGAGCATATAAAGTACCTCACAACTATTGAGATTTTAAAGGACGAATGATTTTCGAAATTCCTATTTTTCTGTCTTAAACCTTTAGTTGAACACCTACCGTTTTAAAAAGCGTTAAAAATTGCCATTTTAATTCTCATTTGATAATACAAAATCTAAAATCAGTAGCACAAATGGTGGTGAAATTTATGAAGAGTAACAAAAAATTTTTGGCTTTGCTTGTGCTGTCAGTTTTAGTTTTCAGTGTCTTCAGTGCCGGTTGTATAAATCAAAACTACCAGACAGAAACAACAAGCAAGGTTACAGCTAAATCCTCTCCTACCCAAAGCCTTCAGGAGCAGAAACCTGAAACAACTACGAGCAAAGCTAAATATCCAATAACGCTTACGGACTTTGCTGGAAGAACTGTAACAATAGAAAAGCCACCGGAGAGAGTTATTGTCCTTACGAGCTATTGGGCAGAGATTTTGTGTATTCTTGGGATTCAAGACAAGATTGTAGGTATTGGAAAGTACATCCCTTACGATCCGTATATTCCAGATGATGTTAAAAAGAAGCCCGTAGTGGGGAGCAGCTTCAAAGGCTTGAACTGGGAAACTGTTGCAAGCTTGAATCCAGATTTGATAATCGTGGACTGGTATGGAGGAAAGTACAAAGACGCTGAGACGATTAAGAAAGCTGAAGAGCTTGGGATACCTGTTATAGCTCTGAGTGCAAAGAGTGTTGAGGATAATATCAAGGTCATTGAGCTTCTAGGAAAAGTTTTTGGAAAAGAGGAGAAAGCTGAGGAACTTACAAGCTGGATGAAGGAAAAGCTGGATGAAGTTAACAAAATAGCAAGTCAGATTCCAGCAGATAAGAAAAAGAACGTTCTTCTCATAAGCGCTCCGAAAGATATAGGTGGTCCAATCACTGTTTATGCAAAAGGAAGCGCATGGGCAAGTATTGTTGAACTCGTTGGCGCTCACAACTTGGCTTTTGACAAGGAGTTTGACACCCAGTGGCCAAAGCTCGACTTGGAGAAGATAATAGCCTACTGGGGAGACAAGGCTGATGTTATAATCGTAACCTCCTTCAGCCAAGACAAGCTTGAGAAAGCAGTTAACGACATCAGAAATGACCCAAGATGGAGAGAAATTAAAGCAGTTAAAGAGGCCCATGTTTACGGAATTTTGGCTGGCTCTAAGGGGTTCTTGGACTGGGGGCCGAGAATAATAGTCGGCGTCTATCAGATGGGTGGGTTAATTTATCCAGAATATTATCCAGAGTGGAAGCCAATAGCAAAAGAGCTGCTTGAGAACTTCTATGGGGTTAAATACGAAGTTCCAGTAACTGTCATGGATTCAATGGGGAGAAAAGTAACTTTTGAGAAAGTTCCGGAGAGGGTAATCGTTCTGAGTAGCTACTGGGCTGAAGTTATGTACTGCTTGGGAGTTGCAGACAAGATAGTGGGAATTGATAAGTACACACCAAAGAATCAGTTCTTGCCTGAAAGCGTTAAAGAAAAGCCTCAAGTCGGAAGTACTTACAAGAAGGGCATAAACTGGGAGACCGTTGCAAGCCTAAACCCAGACTTGATAATTATGGGCCGCTGGAAGGGAAGCTTTACTGAAGGCGAGCTTGATGTTATTGAAAAGTCAAAAGAGTTTGGCTTCAAAGTTTTGGCATTTGGAATTCCCGACTCTAATGTAACTGGAACAGAAATGCCATACGAAAACATCAGGATAATCAGAGTTCTTGGAAAAGTTTTTGACAAAGAGAAAAGAGCTGAAGAGCTTGCAAGCTTCTTAGAGAAGTATTACAACGAAGCGCTTGAGATAGCGAGTAAAATACCAGAAGACAAGAAGAAAAACGTCCTTATAGTTTATGGTTCATCAATCGCAGGAAAATACGCGACTGGAGCTATAAGCATCTCCTACAAGGGATCAGCTTATGCTGAAACCGCTGAGCTTGTAGGAGCGCACAACGTTGCATTTGACTACAACTTCTCAACACAGTATCCAAAGCTTGACTTAGAGAAGCTCATAACTTACTTTGGAGATAAGACAGATGTTCTGATAGTGGTTGACTGGGATGCAGAGAGGCTCAATGAAGCTGTAGAAAAGATAAAGAGCGACCCAGCATGGCAGGAAATCAAAGCTGTTAAAGAAGGAAATGTCGTTGGAATATTGGTGAGCTCATGGAGAAAAGACGCCACAGCATTATATGGACCAAGATTCATCACCGGAATCTATGCCTTTGGACATGCGATTTATCCGGAATACTATCCAGACTGGAAGCCAATATATGAAGAGCTTCTCAAGAGGTTCTACAACATGGAGGGCTGAGTATGAGAAGGCTTCTCTCTCTTTTCCTTTTAGTTTCTCCAATTTTTGCATTCTTCATAAGCTTATGCATTGGAGCTTATCACATCCCTCTCTCTGCTATTGTGGATATGGTGACGCTAAAAATCCTCCAGCTCATTTCTGGAATTTTAGCTAAAATAACTTTTGGAAAGGTTAATTTCACTGTTCAAATCCCCTATCCAAGCGTTTATCAGACTATTCTTTTCAAAATAAGACTTCCAAGGGTTATCTTGGCGATGATTGTCGGTTCTGCATTGGCCCTCTCTGGGGCGGTTCTTCAAGCTATATTTAGAAATCCCTTAGTTAACAGCTATATTTTAGGAATCTCAGCGGGGGCTGCTTTTGGCGCTGCTTTGGCTATAGGTCTTTCTCTGAGCTTGGGTGTTACTCCTTTGGCCTTTGCTTTTGCTTTACTCGCTGTGTTCTTGACAACTTCTCTGGCCAAAATCGGTGGAAGAATAACTCCTGTTTCGCTCGTTCTTGCTGGAGTAATTGTCAATGCATTCTTTTCGGCGTTAACTTCCCTGTTGAAGTTTTTGATGGAGCATGAAAAGCTGGCGAGCGTTGTTTACTGGCTCATGGGAAGCTTTGCAGACGCTGACTGGCATTCAGTCAAAGTTGCATTTCCTGTGATACTTCTTGGATGTGCATTGATTTATCTAATGCGCTGGCAGCTGAACGTCTTGTCTTTTGGAGAAGAAGCCAAAATCGTTGGAGTTGAAACTGAAAAGCTGAAGTTTGCTTTTATCATAATAATCTCTCTCATAACCGCTGTTTCAGTTGCTTTCTGTGGGATAATTGGCTGGGTAGGCTTAATGATTCCGCACATTGTTAGAATGGCATTTGGGCCAGATCACAAAACACTGATACCCCTAACAATAACTGTAGGGGCTTCATTCATGGTTTTAGCTGATACATTGGCGAGGTCAATTGCCACTTATGAAATCCCAATTGGTATTTTGACAACAATCCTTGGAATTCCATTCTTTGCGTATCTGCTAAGGAAGACGGGCGGTGGTTGGAATGCTTGAAGTCAAAGGCTTATCATTTAGCTACGGTGATTTCAGCGTTGAGGATGTCTGCTTTGAGGTGAGAGAGGGTGAGATTTTAACGCTGCTTGGCCCAAATGGTAGCGGGAAAACAACGATTCTGAAAAGCATTTACGGATTGCTGAAACCAGAGAAAAAATGTGTCTTCATAGATGGCAAAGACTTTCACTCACTTCCCCTAAAGGAGAGGGCTAAGTTAGCCGGCTATGTTCCTCAGTCTCATCATCCTCCTTTTCCCTATACTGTTTTGGACGTTGTGGTTATGGGTTTAGCTTCTCAGCTAGGTATTTTTGAGAGCCCAAGGGAAGAGCACTATCAAAAGGCTCTGGAGAAGCTCAAGCTCATAGGAATGGAGCGTTTTAAGGATAAACCCTACACACAGCTGAGCGGAGGTCAATTGCAGCTTGTTCTGATTGCTCGTGCTCTCGTGCAGGAACCAAAAGTCCTTCTCTTGGATGAACCCACTGCTCACTTGG of Thermococcus sp. M39 contains these proteins:
- a CDS encoding ABC transporter ATP-binding protein, which encodes MLEVKGLSFSYGDFSVEDVCFEVREGEILTLLGPNGSGKTTILKSIYGLLKPEKKCVFIDGKDFHSLPLKERAKLAGYVPQSHHPPFPYTVLDVVVMGLASQLGIFESPREEHYQKALEKLKLIGMERFKDKPYTQLSGGQLQLVLIARALVQEPKVLLLDEPTAHLDFKNQVKVLGIVKRLAKEESISAIMTLHDPNLASLYSDMIALVKGGRIRALGKPNEILREEILEEVYGVPICILEFNGFRLILPKTEVV